CCCGCAATCTCGGCCGGGAGGCCATCCTCGAGGAGATGGACGACCGGGTCGTCATCGTCGACGAGGCCGGCCGCATCGTCGACGTCAACGACGCCGCCGCCGACCTGTTCGACGTCTCGCCGGTCGCGCTGCTGGGCCGGCTCCTCGGGAACGAACTCCCCGCGCTCGCCGCGACCATCCCCGGCCCGGGCGAACGGGCCCACACCGAGACGCGCCTCGAACGGAACGGGGCGGTCCGCTACTACGACGTCCGCGTGACGCCGCTGTACCGTGCCTACGGCGCAGTCTCGGGGCACCTCGTCAGCCTTCGGGACGTGACCGAGCGCCGCCAGCGCGAGCAACGTATCACCGTCCTGAACCGCCTGCTGCGCCACGACATCCGCAACGAGATGAACGTCGTCCGGGGGAACGCCGACCTGCTCGCCGACCACACCAACGGGGGCGGCCGCGAGCGAATCGACCGCATCCTCACGACGGTCGATACAGTCGTCGAGCGGAGCAACAAGATCGGTGCCGTCTCCGAGGCGCTCGACGCCGAGGACGCCCGCCCGCTGGACCTGACGGCCCTCGTCGACCCCGTGGTCGCCGAGGCGCGAGAGCGCTACTCCGACGCAGAGGTGGTCGTCGAGCGTCCGGACACGGTCGGCGTCCTGGCCAGTCCATCGCTGACGCTCGCCTTCGAGGAGCTCGTCGACAACGCCGTCGAACACGCCGACGGGCCGGTGACGGTCACCATCACCGTCGAACGGGGGGCCGAGGGAGTGACGGTCCGGGTCAGCGACGACGGACCGGGCATCGCCGACCACGAGCGCGAGGTCATCCGCTCGGGCGACGAGACGCCGCTCCAGCACGGCTCCGGGGTCGGGCTCTGGCTCGTGAAGTGGGTCGTCCGGAACGCCGGCGGGACGATGTCGTTCGTCGACGGGCCGGGAACGACGGTCGAGATCGAGTTACCCCGAGCCGACCCCCCGGCAGCGACCTCCGGCTGAAACGAGCGGCGACCGACGCCGAGAGCCGGCGACAGACAGCGGCCCTGCGGCAGGGACGTGGCCCGCGGGAGAACAGTTAGCGTTCTTCGTCGCGTCGCATCGCGATCTCGAACCAGGGACAGAGCCTGAGCTGGCGGTAGTATTCTGGGTGCTCGCGCAGGCGGTCGTAGGGGACCCACATGAGGCCGTCGACCTCCTCCGGGTTCGGGTCGAGCGTCGTATCGGTCAGCGTCGCCTGCAGGACCGCACAGACCTCCCATTCGAGGCCGCTGTTCTCGTAGTAGCGCTTGTACTCGAAGCGGTCGGTGACGCGGAGGTCGTTGTACTGGTCGGGCGAGATACCCAGTTCGTCGTCGAGTCGCTCCCGCGTCGCCTCGACCTGCGTCTGGCCCTCGACCGGGTGGGAGGCGACGGTGCCGTCCCAGTGGGTGTCCCACAGCCGTTTGGTGGCGGCACGCTGGGCGAGCAGCACGTTGTCGTCCTCGTCGAACAGCAGCGCGGTGAACGCTCGGTGGCGGACCCCGTCGCCGGTGTGGGCCTCGAGCCGGTTGACCAGCCCCTGCTCGTTGTCGTCGGCGTCGACCGCGATGACGTCCTGCTCGGCGTTCTCGTGTGTGCCGTCGGCGTCGGTGCTCATATGTCGTCACAATCTCGGAGGGGATTCTTACGCGCTTCGACTTGCCGCGACCCGCTCAGCGACGCGTGCACTCACGCAGACGAACCGATCGATTTCCGGCGCTACCCACGCTGAGAATGCTGCTCGCGAGCGTGAGTGGTGCCCCACGGGTCTCGACCGGCACCCGCCGCCTCCGGAGCGTTTTCACTGCGCGGGAACCGGCGACGGCCATTTTGTACCGACCTGGTCAACGCGTCAGTATGAGTGCATCGGGAATCAGGGTCGAGCTCGCGGTCGACTCGGGTGGGGCGTGTCCGGTATCGAGCGTCTCGGCGGAGGCCGGGACGGCGGTGACAGACGTCGCACGGAGCACTGTGGGCACCGACGACCCGGCAGTCGAGGAGTTCACCGTGACCGAGACGACCGAGGCCCTCGAGGACCGGACGGACGTCACGCGGGTGTTCGACGCGGACCGAGGCGGTCGGTACCGACTCGACGAGCGTGGCGGGACCTGCCCCTGTGAGTCTATCGAGGAGTTCGCCTGTCCCATCGCGGACGTCGAGGCCGAGGACGGCCAGCTGCTGCTTACCTTCTACGCGCCGGACATCGACCGGATTCGGGCCATCGTCACGCGCATGCGGGAACTCTACGACGGCGTCTCGCTGCGCTCGCTGCGGGAGGAGGGCACCACCGGCAGCGAGGACTCGGTGCTCGTCGACCGGGGCCAGCTCACCGACCGCCAGCGCGAGGTGCTGGAGACGGCCGTCCAGATGGGCTACTTCGAGTATCCGAAGGGCGCGAACGCCGGCGAGGTGGCCGAGGCGCTCGACATCACCGTCTCGACGTTCGCCGAGCACCTCGCGGCCGCCGAGACGAAACTGCTCGGCACTATCGTCGAGGAGTGAACGGGTCAGCCCCGCTGTCGGGCGAATGCCCCGAAGAGAAGCCACGCGTACAGGACGACACCGCCGAGGGCGACGGCCTCGCCAGCCGTCCCGAGCGCCGCCCACCCACCGAATAGCCCCACGACCTGCATCCCGAGGCCACCGGTCAGCAGCGCGATAGAGCCGAGCGCCGTCCGGTCCGACGCCAGTGGCACCTGACCGACCGCGGGCGGGTAGAACTGGTAGGCCGCGCCGACCACGGTCAGGCCGAGGAACCCAAGCAACATCGTCCGGTAGTGCGCCGTCACCAGCGCCGGGTCGCGTCCGGTGACTGCGACGACGAGCGCCAGCGCGACCCCCACCACGCCCGCGAGGACGGCGGCCAGCACCGCGTAGAAACCTACGCGCCGGCGGTCAGAGCGGACGAACAGGACGACGTACGCCAGCGCGAACCCGCCGACTGCAAGCGTCTCGAGCGCGCCGCCGACCAGCAAAAGTCCCCGGTCGAACAGGCCGAATCCGAGCAACGCGGGACCGACCGCCCCGGTCGGGAGCACGACGGCGACCAGTGGTCGCGGCGGGGTCGCGACGAGGAACCGGGGGAGCAGACGAAGGCCCACGCCGAAGACGAACAGCGCCGCCGTGCCGGCCGCGAGCAGGTGCGACACCTGCATGGTCGCGAGCGGCGAGTCGCCGGCCAGCGTCCACAGATGGCCGAGGGTCCCGAGCGCGAGATACGCGAGGGCGACGGGAAGGACGGCGTTGGCCGCCTTGTCGACCGGTTCACGGTGAGCGGTCGCCCCGCCGGTCCCCGTCTCCCGCCCGGTCGGGTTGTCCCTGAGCGTCCACCCGAGCGTCGCGAGGAAGACGACGACACCCGCGGCCCACAGGCCCACACCCAGCGGTCTGACCCACCCGGGACCGAAGGGGGCGAGCGCCAGGCCGACGACGCCCGCGGCCGAGAGCGGGAGCTGGACCAGCGGCGCGTGCGGGACCGCGAGCGACCGGTCGAAGTACGACGGGACCAGCGCGTAGGCCTTCCCGAACAGCACCAGCAGCACGAAGCCGTACAGCGCGAGCGTGACGACCACGCGCCGGCCGGCGTCCAGCAGCATCGCGACGTGGACGACCAAGAAGAACCCGGCGCTCGCGGCGACGAAGCCCCGCGACCCCCGAGCGACGAGTTGCGAGCGAGTCACCCGTGTGCCTCATTCACGCCGTATGGTGACATGCCACGTATCAGTGTCGACTCGCTCCGTCTCGTAGGTGAACCCCCGTGCTTCCAGCACGTCGTAGAGGGGCACCGGCTCGAAGGCGCCGACGAGCCGGAGCGTCTCCTCGCGGTCGAGGGCTTCTAGCGCCGAGGCGATCTCGGGGAACGGTTCGCCGTCGATGGTCCTGACGTCGAGTTCGATGACCGTCGCGTCCGCGCTCATAGCGGTACTAGCCGGTCGAACCGGGCAATCGCTATCCCCGAACGTGTTCGGTTCGGGTGGCGACTCGTCGCACAGGTCGTCGGGTGATAGCGACCGGATGAACGTGACTCGACGTGCTTGCGGAGCATTGCGACCGGCGCACTGAGCGCCAGAAGGCGGACCAGCGTCGAGACTATTTAGAAGCTATTTGAGTTCGGCGTTATTGAAACCCTCTATCTTTGACAATCCCCACGTGTGGGATATAGAGGTTCCATTCAGCATCGTTCCTACGTCGGTTCCATCACTTTATGACTGAACTACCCGCTCACTTTGCGTACCAACTTATTTCCGCCGTCACCCGGTATGCGTAGTAACTCCAGTTCTGTATCCGTCTCGATGACTTGGAAGGCCATCTTTCCTCGAGTGCAGTCTGGACGGTCACACCCATGAGACTCATTGTTAAGCCACTCGACAGGCAAATTGCAGGGAAGGGTATCGCAGCAATAGACCGGGAAGCGATGTCAGAGCCCGGCATCGAGAATGGCGATTTCGTCACTATCGAAGGAAAGACCGGGACTGCAGTTGTCCGTGTCAGGCAAGGACAAGCCGGCGAGCGACAGCGCGGCATCATCGGCATCGACGGGCAAACACGCAAGACAATCGGTGCCCGACTCGACCGAATCGTTTCTGTCGAAGAAGCCGATGTCGAGCCAGCAAGCCACTTGTCGATTGCACTCCCTGACGGCCTGCAAATCCGTGGCGACCTCGCGCCATATCTCCGCGAAAAGCTCGCCAACCGAGCTGTACAGGCAGGACAGACCGTCCCGCTCTCGCTCGGACTCGGCTCTGTGATGGGGCGCTCGAACCGCCGCATTCCGATCCGTATCGTCGACAGCGACCCTGGGGGGACCGTAATCGTCACGCAAGCAACCACCGTCGAGGTCGTCGAGCAGTCCGCTGAATCTGTCAGCGCCGACCGGACCGGTGAGGCAGCTGACAGTCCAGAATCACCAAGCGTCACCTACGAAGACGTCGGGGGGCTCAACGACGAACTCGACCAAGTTCGGGAAATGATAGAGCTGCCGATGACCCATCCCGAGCTGTTTCAGGCACTCGGTATCGAACCACCGCAGGGCGTTTTGCTCCACGGCCCGCCCGGGACCGGCAAAACGTTGATAGCGAAGGCAGTCGCCAACGAAATAGACGCCAACTTCTCGACGATTTCCGGCCCGGAAATCATGTCGAAATACCACGGCGAAAGCGAGGAGCGACTCCGTGAGGTCTTCGAGGAGGCTGGCGAAAACGAGCCGTCGATAATCTTCATCGACGAAATCGACTCCATCGCCCCGAAGCGAGATGATACGCAGGGTGAGGTCGAGCGCCGAGTGGTAGCGCAGTTGCTCTCCCTGATGGACGGGCTGGAAGACCGCGGTCAAGTGACGGTCATCGGGACGACCAACCGTGTCGATTCGATCGACAACGCGCTCCGACGTGGCGGCCGGTTTGACCGCGAGATCGAAATCGGCGCCCCTGATACCACGGGCCGACACGAGGTCCTCCAGATCCACACCCGAGAGATGCCTATCGCCGACGACGTCGATCTCCAGCAGTACGCCGACAACACGCACGGCTTCGTGGGCGCAGACCTCGAAAGCCTCGTCCGCGAGGCGGCGATGAACGCGCTCCGTCGCGTCCGTCCGGACCTTGACCTGGAAGGCGACGAGATTAGCGCCGAGACGCTCGAAAGGCTGGAAGTAACCGAGAAGGATTTCCGGTCGGCGCTCCGGGAGATTGACCCCAGCGCACTTCGCGAAGTGTTCGTCGAGAAACCCGATGTCACGTGGGACGACGTGGGTGGTCTCGCTGAGACCAAGGAGCGACTGCAGGAGGCCATCGAGTGGCCTCTCGCCTATCCGGATGCGTACAAGCAGGTCGACCTCCAGTCGACAAAAGGGATTCTGTTGCATGGGCCGCCCGGCACGGGGAAGACACTCTTGGCGAAGGCTGTCGCGAACGAAGCCCAGTCGAACTTCATCTCGGTGAAGGGGCCGGAACTATTCGACAAGTACGTCGGCGAAAGCGAGAAGGGGGTCCGGGAAATCTTCGAGAAGGCTCGCTCGAATGCCCCCACCGTCATCTTCTTCGACGAAATCGACGCCATCGCAAGCAAGCGTGGCAGCGGTAGCGGAGACAATCAGGTCGGTGAGCGCGTGGTTTCGCAGTTGCTGACTGAACTCGACGGGCTGGAAGAGTTGGAGGATGTGGTCGTTATCGCGGCTACGAACCGGCCAGACCTCATCGACGACGCGCTCACCCGTGCGGGCCGAATCGAGCGGAAGATCGAGGTCGGTGCGCCTGACGAGGCAACTCGACGTGAGATTCTGACGATCCATACCCGCAAGCGGCCACTGGCCGACGATGTCGATCTCGACCAACTTGCTGCTGACATGGATGGCCTGGTGGGTGCCGATGTGGCCGCACTGTGTCGCGGCGCGGCCACTGCTGCCGTTCGTGAGCACGTCCGGTCCCAGTCCGGTGACGAACCGACGGCTGTCGAGGATATCGTACTGACGCAAGCGCATTTCGAGGCGGCACTCGAAGAGATAACCGCAGACGACGCCTAATTCGAAGAACAGCCGTTCGCTCGTGGCGTCTGTCGTGGGCAGCCAAAACGAATCCTTATCCGTCGGCCGGCACTCCCACGAGTGGATATGGGATTTCTTGATTCCTTCGGCGCGTTAGTGAGTAGTATCATCGCGGCAATCGTGATGTTGGTGTTTGCGATAGTCAGTTTCTTCATAACTGTGTTCATCGTCCAGGCCGGCGCAGGGCTGGCCGGTTACTCACCGAGCGGGGAGTTCGTCGTGCTTTCGGCCGCGATCTTGGCGACGGGCGCAATCGTGGCCGGTGCGACACCGATGTCGAGTCTCGGCGGGGTCTACGAATAGCGATACCGCACTTGTCTCTCTACTGAGTCTGTGATTGGTTGGTGAGCAATGTGCCCTGCGAGATACGCGCTGTGTATAGTGCGAACTCTTTTGTTGGTCGGTAGAGGGAAAAAATGCTATGGAGAAGACAGAGGGTGAGCTTCTCGGCGTCCAGTTAACACTCGTCGGACTGCTTCTCGTAGTATTCTTTGAGGGTGTCTTTCCGTATCCATTGGTGGGGCTGTTATTCGGTGTTGTTGGAACAGCTGTTTTCCTGACTGCACTGATTTCAGAGACTTGGCCCTGATATCTGAATACCTATATTGGCCGATCAAGCCTGTTCAATCTGAAACTGGTCCTGTGCGAGATACGCGCCCTCCATCTTGCATAGTCCGGAAATACCATATCGGACCTGTCAGGCGTAGGTTTACAGACTGTGGCAACAGCTATTTCGATTCGTTTACCGGTGATGGACTTACCGGAGAGCGTCGGCAGTGGCTCTCCCGGAGATCCGGATGTATTTTTGAGCGGTCGCCAGATCGCTCCAGCCCATCAGCGCCTAGAGCGGAACGGGTGCGACTCCTTGATATGCCTGGTAACTGGCAGCAGTCGCGCGGAGACAGTGAGGATATCTCGCGGCTCCGTCAGTGAACTACAAGCTTCCAGTAGGAGTTCGAACTCGCGATCCGTGAGTACATCCTCGTGGGTATGCAGCGTGATCAATGACTGTCTGTGCTGTTCGGCCCACTCGTTCGATTGGTGGTAGTTATCTGTCATCCACCAAGAGAACACTCCTACTGAAGATTGTAAGGCTACGTATCGTCAATACACCAAATCAGGAACTGCTGAATACAGAGGATACATTCAGTAGGGATTGGTTCTGGTTCGTGAGGTGCCGGTGTGTGACTCGCGATTAACTATCCGGGGACACGTGGACGAGTTGAGGGTAGGGGATGTACGCTACTCGTTTCACATCTCCCCCTTCGACCTCCTTTTTCAAGTGCACGCCGTTCGAACCTTCGACGACTTCCTGTACGTCTCTGATTGTGGTTCCGTCGCTGAGTTCGGCAGTCATGCTGAACATGTCTGTGGACCGATAGGGTTCGACAGCATATACGTTGCGTGTATCAATTCAAACAAAAGACTTCGCCCATCAGTCATCTGCTCATAGAAGAGGGAACCGCACCCCGCATGCAGCACGGTCGCCGAAATCTACTCAGGTGTTGTCAGAAGCGACGTGACCGATACAGAGGATAGATGCAGCAATCGGCTCTCGTTCGATTGGCGTCCGGATCACCGTACGACCGCCCAGAACCGAACGCTCTCGGGTACGTCCCACAGTATCTCGGGCAGGTCGCTGTCCGCCGGCTGGGTCTCCTCGACTTCGGCACGCCTATGTTCGATGAGGCATCGAACCTCGAATCCGGCGTCGACGAGCGCGTCGTGGAGGTCTGCGACCGTGCGGTCGAAGACGGTCAACGTCGAGTCGTAGTCCTCGTCGATCCGTATCTTCCGAGGGCCGGTATCGAAATAGTCCCCTTCGGCGAGTGCCCGGTCGAGGCGTTCGACCATCTGGAACACCCACTCGGAGGAGGCGATATCGAACCCGTCGTCGGCGAGCGGAAGGGCAGTCACGTCGCCCTCGACGAATCAAAACATTGTGGTGTCGACGCGGGTGACCGACTCGCGCGCTGTATGCAGCAATTCCACCTACTCAGTGTCTGTCAGTACCAGTGTAAGCGATACAGAGAGTGTATCCAGACAACATATAGTATGTACGACTCGCGCTGCAGGCACTGTACGCGGGTTCTACGGCCGTGTCTCCTCTCGAAGAATATACACAGGTACGAACCACGCTATTTATCGGCTATCGATTGGTAACCTGTGCGAACAAGGATGCGGCAACGTACAGCACGCCTCATAATCGGGATGCTCGCAATTGTGTGTCTCGGACTCGTCCTATCTGTCGTCTATCCTTTTACCACGGCCTCGCCACACGGCACGAACCCGTCCGGCGAACGTTTCACCGTGGGCGAGACAGATGCGTTCAGCGCGACGGGTCGTATCGTCGTCGAGGATGAGACACGACTCGCGTTCGATGGCGCCGTGACCGCCGATGGTGCATGGTACCAACGGGTGGTCGATGACGGTGTCGTTTACGAGGAGTATCGGTCTTCGAAGGGTGGGGTGTACCGACGGTTCACAGTCGAGGGCGCCGATGCCGCCGAGGAGCGTCGAGCGCAACTCACCGAGAACGAAGACCAGACCATCCTCCGTGAATCCCGGGACGGGAACTGCGTGACGTTCATCAGCAAGTCCGAGACGAACCCCTCGTCAGAGCCCGTGTCGGGAACGGCATCGGTCTTCGTCAATAACCTCTGGGTCGCTGCGTACGAGGTGACAGAGACGAATTCGGCGGGCGTGACGACGTACGAGCCACAACCCGGCTGGTACGAGGGCAGCGTCGTGTACCGACTCACCGGCGTCTCTGGGGCCGTCCGTGCTGATGACGAGACGGGGGCAGTCACCTCGGCGAACGTCTCGTGGACGGTGACACGAGGCGAGACGTATGCTCACTACGTGCTATCCAGGGTGCTGTACTCCGGCTCGACAGGGTCACGAACGACGTTTACTTTCGACGCGACTCCCCCTCTCCTCGAGCGACCAGCGTGGGCAACCGACGAGGAGCCGAACGCAACGGCCACCACAGACGCCTGCTGACTGCTGCACCCGACCGTAGCGAGTTGCAACTGCTGGCGTGTTCTAACTGTCCTTACGACTACTGGCCTTGGGCGGGCTCAGTCTCTCTGCAGCAGAGTCTTGGCGAACTACTCAGTGCCTGCCAGTATCGGCGTGCGAGATACAGAGGATGGAGTCAGCAAGCCCTTGTTCATGGGATCTTCGTCAGATAATTTTGGTACGGGTGACAGAACTGGCTTAACGTGGCGCAACGAGATGGTTCCTAAGAAGCGCGTTCATCCAGATATCCGATTACCGGATGCCTCATCTGAATAAAATGGTTTCCGCCTCACTCCCGCTTGAGATTCAGGCGATTCATCCATCTGCAGTCTATGAGGGACAGGTCTATACACAGGATGCAGTCGTTTCCCTGGCAGATAGTACGCACTTCGAGATTTACGACCATAGGACGCTTCTCAACTTAGAACACGTTGGGATGAGCCTATCAATCGAGCTGTTCGTTTTCTTGGCGAATGTGGCCGAATTCGACGAGAACGAAAGCAGAGTCGTATTTGATGATGAGGATCAGCCAGTCTTTCAGGGTCAGGTGACCGAGATCAATCGTGACCTCGACAGTAGCCGGGGCGTTCTGGACGTTGGTGTAGGCACGATTCTGTTCGATCCCTCAGAGGCAGAGAACTCCCTCGAAGTGGGTGACTGGATTCAGATTTCCCGAAATATCCGATATCTCGAAGCACTCCACTGACTATTGAATCGATAATCAGTGCTGACTGTGCGCACTGTATTCAGCACAATCGATAGGATTCACCCGATCTCTGTCAGAAGCGACCTGCGAGATACAGAGGTTCTATGCAACAGTCGGCCATCGTTGGTATCGCATCGACTTAGATGAATCAGCCGGTCAGTGGACGGGCGAAGTGATGTAAAGTGTTCACGCCTCACTGGTTCTGACGAGAGTCGCTCTGACTTCCGGGATTGGTTGTTTCCTTGAGCCACAAGTCAGTACTGGCTCAAACCACGATTACAACGACTCGTAACTTAGCAGCCACACCCACAGTCCAAATCGTCGCTACCCGACCCTTCGAAAAAGTCCCGGACATTCGACGAAAGCTGATTGGCCCGGTTCTCGAGTGATTCACTAGGTCCTGTCCCATTCGATGTAATAGCTTGTACCAACGACTCGACAATAAGTCCAATAGGCGCTGTCGAGTGTTCCTTCCCGCGGTACCGCCAGAGACGGCAATCGACGTCACCCTCACACGCACAGAGGTCCCCACACGAGTCGCAGGTGTTTTCAATATAGTCGGGCTGGATATCCCGGCCGTTGATACGAATCGTCGGCGACACGGCCAGTTGGGTCGCTTCAGCGGCATCCAGCGTCGAGACATGAATATCTCTGACAGTAATGCCGACATTCAGCGATTCGAAAATCGATTCGATCCGTTCGAGCGCCGCT
This DNA window, taken from Haloarcula ordinaria, encodes the following:
- a CDS encoding NUDIX hydrolase, with product MSTDADGTHENAEQDVIAVDADDNEQGLVNRLEAHTGDGVRHRAFTALLFDEDDNVLLAQRAATKRLWDTHWDGTVASHPVEGQTQVEATRERLDDELGISPDQYNDLRVTDRFEYKRYYENSGLEWEVCAVLQATLTDTTLDPNPEEVDGLMWVPYDRLREHPEYYRQLRLCPWFEIAMRRDEER
- a CDS encoding DUF2249 domain-containing protein; its protein translation is MSADATVIELDVRTIDGEPFPEIASALEALDREETLRLVGAFEPVPLYDVLEARGFTYETERVDTDTWHVTIRRE
- a CDS encoding histidine kinase N-terminal 7TM domain-containing protein, translated to MALTTLAAVMLASVVGMGVAFLVWLHRDRPGAGPLATFVVAASLWTVAYGLELAVQDLGTMQWLLQVQLTLSVVVPIAWLVAVLEYTGHPHWLSRRRVALLLVEPAVFVTLVWSNPGHGLVWRAAETVSRGELSVLSPTWGLVRWAHLAYLLVLVLAGGVLLLRLMLQTNQLFRSQGVALIVVITVPMAAHSLHLLSVAPPLFDPTSLGYIVSGVVLSAAILQGQLLDVAPVTRNLGREAILEEMDDRVVIVDEAGRIVDVNDAAADLFDVSPVALLGRLLGNELPALAATIPGPGERAHTETRLERNGAVRYYDVRVTPLYRAYGAVSGHLVSLRDVTERRQREQRITVLNRLLRHDIRNEMNVVRGNADLLADHTNGGGRERIDRILTTVDTVVERSNKIGAVSEALDAEDARPLDLTALVDPVVAEARERYSDAEVVVERPDTVGVLASPSLTLAFEELVDNAVEHADGPVTVTITVERGAEGVTVRVSDDGPGIADHEREVIRSGDETPLQHGSGVGLWLVKWVVRNAGGTMSFVDGPGTTVEIELPRADPPAATSG
- a CDS encoding DUF2703 domain-containing protein, producing MDNPTDARTVSVIQPPAEGYTRRTVTVDFLYLDNESCERCMGTEDALQAALERIESIFESLNVGITVRDIHVSTLDAAEATQLAVSPTIRINGRDIQPDYIENTCDSCGDLCACEGDVDCRLWRYRGKEHSTAPIGLIVESLVQAITSNGTGPSESLENRANQLSSNVRDFFEGSGSDDLDCGCGC
- a CDS encoding helix-turn-helix domain-containing protein, which codes for MSASGIRVELAVDSGGACPVSSVSAEAGTAVTDVARSTVGTDDPAVEEFTVTETTEALEDRTDVTRVFDADRGGRYRLDERGGTCPCESIEEFACPIADVEAEDGQLLLTFYAPDIDRIRAIVTRMRELYDGVSLRSLREEGTTGSEDSVLVDRGQLTDRQREVLETAVQMGYFEYPKGANAGEVAEALDITVSTFAEHLAAAETKLLGTIVEE
- a CDS encoding CDC48 family AAA ATPase, whose amino-acid sequence is MRLIVKPLDRQIAGKGIAAIDREAMSEPGIENGDFVTIEGKTGTAVVRVRQGQAGERQRGIIGIDGQTRKTIGARLDRIVSVEEADVEPASHLSIALPDGLQIRGDLAPYLREKLANRAVQAGQTVPLSLGLGSVMGRSNRRIPIRIVDSDPGGTVIVTQATTVEVVEQSAESVSADRTGEAADSPESPSVTYEDVGGLNDELDQVREMIELPMTHPELFQALGIEPPQGVLLHGPPGTGKTLIAKAVANEIDANFSTISGPEIMSKYHGESEERLREVFEEAGENEPSIIFIDEIDSIAPKRDDTQGEVERRVVAQLLSLMDGLEDRGQVTVIGTTNRVDSIDNALRRGGRFDREIEIGAPDTTGRHEVLQIHTREMPIADDVDLQQYADNTHGFVGADLESLVREAAMNALRRVRPDLDLEGDEISAETLERLEVTEKDFRSALREIDPSALREVFVEKPDVTWDDVGGLAETKERLQEAIEWPLAYPDAYKQVDLQSTKGILLHGPPGTGKTLLAKAVANEAQSNFISVKGPELFDKYVGESEKGVREIFEKARSNAPTVIFFDEIDAIASKRGSGSGDNQVGERVVSQLLTELDGLEELEDVVVIAATNRPDLIDDALTRAGRIERKIEVGAPDEATRREILTIHTRKRPLADDVDLDQLAADMDGLVGADVAALCRGAATAAVREHVRSQSGDEPTAVEDIVLTQAHFEAALEEITADDA